Proteins from a genomic interval of Medicago truncatula cultivar Jemalong A17 chromosome 3, MtrunA17r5.0-ANR, whole genome shotgun sequence:
- the LOC25490179 gene encoding J domain-containing protein required for chloroplast accumulation response 1 isoform X5 yields MERFYSYSEQREGIQLGYDEDESSNNPSTSQRKSDVDFNDVFGGPPRRRSSVSGGEEGETGWCSWPPPPESEKPVFGEDSGARRRRKGKDFFDDIFGGEDSQSQTPSGCSTPKRRDGAAFSPALRPLASSLPPSFSLPAILAKGADLQTFGSPPRITNPLNNGIAASNGLDFSDSHLSRFSAQHKELQNDFKPTYMQSLLSKEFSNLSQSDEVDKGNNLKKDRSITEVSPNNTSNDKFHFSIYKWASKGVVPLAMPFRTERTSRTKDKIKLEKCSSAKEWIVTDITTQNDSPNEWIVSEITTQNDSPITYNGSSLKSNKKQEVSNTSTISKNKVDSHQSVDHIISAKAQPDSSSSRQTLIKDVLGSPITYDAKAESSTHSTNETVFDGKTEAASETHKHEPKSLHSLFGKNSKKQDYDKITRKSREANMAKSSNSFDIPMNPKKEDEKQKTVSMRGVEYSKATPRGSLSPGRSMGKGRVKGKVKEFAQIFNQEAVTKPKVDTKSRLQGYKKGAVKVNNDVDDDPEQSKKEIYTVETIDMAANNLSRQDDISASDKEESFHDNFTIEVLSQDEGDVSQNQEIQELQVIDKKIQQWSKGKEGNIRSLLSTLQYVLWPNCGWKPVPLVDIIEGNAVKRSYQRALLSLHPDKLQQKGATSDQKYTAEKVFDILQEAWTQFNMVGAL; encoded by the exons ATGGAGAGATTTTATAGTTATTCTGAACAACGAGAGGGTATTCAGTTAGGATATGATGAAGATGAGAGTAGTAACAATCCGAGCACATCACAGAGGAAATCAGACGTTGATTTTAATGATGTGTTTGGGGGACCACCGCGGAGGAGGTCATCGGTGAGTGGAGGAGAGGAAGGTGAAACGGGTTGGTGTAGTTGGCCTCCTCCGCCTGAGAGCGAGAAACCAGTGTTTGGTGAGGATAGTGGAGCTAGGaggagaagaaaaggaaaagatttTTTTGATGATATATTTGGAGGAGAAGATTCACAGTCTCAAACTCCAAGTGGGTGTTCAACACCAAAGAGACGTGATGGTGCTGCTTTCAGTCCTGCTCTTCGACCACTTGCTTCTTCTCTCCCCCCATCCTTCag CCTTCCTGCCATATTGGCAAAAGGAGCGGACCTTCAGACATTTGGTTCCCCTCCTAGGATTACGAATCCACTTAACAACGGCATTGCTGCTTCAAATGGATTAGACTTCTCAGACTCTCATCTATCTAGATTTTCAGCCCAACATAAAGAGTTGCAAAATGATTTTAAGCCAACTTACATGCAAAGTCTATTATCAAAGGAGTTTTCAAACTTGAGCCAATCTGATGAAGTAGACAAAGGaaacaatttgaaaaaagaCAGATCTATTACTGAAGTTTCTCCTAATAATACCAGTAATGATAAGTTCCATTTCTCAATATATAAATGGGCAAGTAAAGGTGTGGTACCTTTGGCGATGCCTTTTAGGACAGAAAGAACCTCAAGGACAAAAGATAAGATTAAACTTGAGAAATGCTCGAGCGCTAAGGAATGGATCGTCACTGACATTACCACTCAAAATGATAGTCCTAACGAATGGATCGTCAGTGAGATTACCACACAAAATGATAGTCCTATAACATACAATGGTTCTTCTTTAAAGAGTAATAAAAAACAAGAAGTGTCAAATACTTCCACAATCAGTAAAAACAAGGTAGATTCACACCAGAGTGTAGACCATATCATTTCCGCCAAAGCTCAACCAGATTCATCGAGCAGCCGTCAAACTCTTATTAAAGATGTTCTTGGTAGTCCTATTACATATGATGCTAAAGCAGAATCAAGTACTCATTCCACAAATGAGACAGTCTTTGATGGAAAAACTGAAGCAGCAAGTGAAACTCACAAACATGAGCCCAAATCATTACATTCTCTGTTCGGTAAAAATAGTAAGAAACAAG ATTATGATAAGATAACCAGAAAGTCGAGAGAAGCAAACATGGCGAAAAGCTCAAATAGTTTTGATATTCCTATGAATCCAAAGAAGGAAGATGAAAAGCAAAAGACAGTTTCTATGAGAGGTGTAGAATATAGCAAAGCTACTCCCCGAGGTTCATTAAGCCCAGGCAGAAGTATGGGAAAAGGCCGGGTTAAAGGGAAGGTCAAAGAATTTGCTCAAATATTCAATCAAGAAGCTGTAACAAAACCTAAAGTTGACACAAAATCTCGACTTCAGGGTTATAAGAAAGGAGCTGTAAAGGTAAATAATGAT GTGGATGATGATCCTGAACAGTCCAAAAAGGAGATCTATACTGTAGAGACCATTGATATGGCTGCCAATAATTTGTCACGGCAAGATGATATTTCAGCATCAG ATAAAGAGGAGTCCTTCCATGATAATTTCACG ATCGAAGTATTATCCCAAGATGAGGGTGACGTCTCACAGAACCAAGAAATTCAAGAACTCCAA GTCATTGACAAGAAGATACAACAATGGTCTAAAGGAAAGGAAGGAAATATACGCTCACTGTTGTCAACATTACAATAC GTACTTTGGCCAAACTGTGGCTGGAAGCCTGTGCCTCTTGTTGATATAATTGAAGGGAACGCGGTTAAAAGATCTTATCAAAGAGCTTTACTCAGTCTGCATCCGGATAAGTTGCAGCAAAAGGGTGCTACTTCAGACCAAAAGTACACTGCAGAAAAAGTTTTTGATATTTTGCAG GAGGCATGGACTCAATTCAACATGGTTGGTGCACTCTAA
- the LOC25490179 gene encoding J domain-containing protein required for chloroplast accumulation response 1 isoform X3 has translation MERFYSYSEQREGIQLGYDEDESSNNPSTSQRKSDVDFNDVFGGPPRRRSSVSGGEEGETGWCSWPPPPESEKPVFGEDSGARRRRKGKDFFDDIFGGEDSQSQTPSGCSTPKRRDGAAFSPALRPLASSLPPSFSLPAILAKGADLQTFGSPPRITNPLNNGIAASNGLDFSDSHLSRFSAQHKELQNDFKPTYMQSLLSKEFSNLSQSDEVDKGNNLKKDRSITEVSPNNTSNDKFHFSIYKWASKGVVPLAMPFRTERTSRTKDKIKLEKCSSAKEWIVTDITTQNDSPNEWIVSEITTQNDSPITYNGSSLKSNKKQEVSNTSTISKNKVDSHQSVDHIISAKAQPDSSSSRQTLIKDVLGSPITYDAKAESSTHSTNETVFDGKTEAASETHKHEPKSLHSLFGKNSKKQDYDKITRKSREANMAKSSNSFDIPMNPKKEDEKQKTVSMRGVEYSKATPRGSLSPGRSMGKGRVKGKVKEFAQIFNQEAVTKPKVDTKSRLQGYKKGAVKVDDDPEQSKKEIYTVETIDMAANNLSRQDDISASAAIPDISFADIEDKEESFHDNFTIEVLSQDEGDVSQNQEIQELQVIDKKIQQWSKGKEGNIRSLLSTLQYVLWPNCGWKPVPLVDIIEGNAVKRSYQRALLSLHPDKLQQKGATSDQKYTAEKVFDILQEAWTQFNMVGAL, from the exons ATGGAGAGATTTTATAGTTATTCTGAACAACGAGAGGGTATTCAGTTAGGATATGATGAAGATGAGAGTAGTAACAATCCGAGCACATCACAGAGGAAATCAGACGTTGATTTTAATGATGTGTTTGGGGGACCACCGCGGAGGAGGTCATCGGTGAGTGGAGGAGAGGAAGGTGAAACGGGTTGGTGTAGTTGGCCTCCTCCGCCTGAGAGCGAGAAACCAGTGTTTGGTGAGGATAGTGGAGCTAGGaggagaagaaaaggaaaagatttTTTTGATGATATATTTGGAGGAGAAGATTCACAGTCTCAAACTCCAAGTGGGTGTTCAACACCAAAGAGACGTGATGGTGCTGCTTTCAGTCCTGCTCTTCGACCACTTGCTTCTTCTCTCCCCCCATCCTTCag CCTTCCTGCCATATTGGCAAAAGGAGCGGACCTTCAGACATTTGGTTCCCCTCCTAGGATTACGAATCCACTTAACAACGGCATTGCTGCTTCAAATGGATTAGACTTCTCAGACTCTCATCTATCTAGATTTTCAGCCCAACATAAAGAGTTGCAAAATGATTTTAAGCCAACTTACATGCAAAGTCTATTATCAAAGGAGTTTTCAAACTTGAGCCAATCTGATGAAGTAGACAAAGGaaacaatttgaaaaaagaCAGATCTATTACTGAAGTTTCTCCTAATAATACCAGTAATGATAAGTTCCATTTCTCAATATATAAATGGGCAAGTAAAGGTGTGGTACCTTTGGCGATGCCTTTTAGGACAGAAAGAACCTCAAGGACAAAAGATAAGATTAAACTTGAGAAATGCTCGAGCGCTAAGGAATGGATCGTCACTGACATTACCACTCAAAATGATAGTCCTAACGAATGGATCGTCAGTGAGATTACCACACAAAATGATAGTCCTATAACATACAATGGTTCTTCTTTAAAGAGTAATAAAAAACAAGAAGTGTCAAATACTTCCACAATCAGTAAAAACAAGGTAGATTCACACCAGAGTGTAGACCATATCATTTCCGCCAAAGCTCAACCAGATTCATCGAGCAGCCGTCAAACTCTTATTAAAGATGTTCTTGGTAGTCCTATTACATATGATGCTAAAGCAGAATCAAGTACTCATTCCACAAATGAGACAGTCTTTGATGGAAAAACTGAAGCAGCAAGTGAAACTCACAAACATGAGCCCAAATCATTACATTCTCTGTTCGGTAAAAATAGTAAGAAACAAG ATTATGATAAGATAACCAGAAAGTCGAGAGAAGCAAACATGGCGAAAAGCTCAAATAGTTTTGATATTCCTATGAATCCAAAGAAGGAAGATGAAAAGCAAAAGACAGTTTCTATGAGAGGTGTAGAATATAGCAAAGCTACTCCCCGAGGTTCATTAAGCCCAGGCAGAAGTATGGGAAAAGGCCGGGTTAAAGGGAAGGTCAAAGAATTTGCTCAAATATTCAATCAAGAAGCTGTAACAAAACCTAAAGTTGACACAAAATCTCGACTTCAGGGTTATAAGAAAGGAGCTGTAAAG GTGGATGATGATCCTGAACAGTCCAAAAAGGAGATCTATACTGTAGAGACCATTGATATGGCTGCCAATAATTTGTCACGGCAAGATGATATTTCAGCATCAG CAGCAATTCCTGACATTTCATTTGCTGATATTGAAGATAAAGAGGAGTCCTTCCATGATAATTTCACG ATCGAAGTATTATCCCAAGATGAGGGTGACGTCTCACAGAACCAAGAAATTCAAGAACTCCAA GTCATTGACAAGAAGATACAACAATGGTCTAAAGGAAAGGAAGGAAATATACGCTCACTGTTGTCAACATTACAATAC GTACTTTGGCCAAACTGTGGCTGGAAGCCTGTGCCTCTTGTTGATATAATTGAAGGGAACGCGGTTAAAAGATCTTATCAAAGAGCTTTACTCAGTCTGCATCCGGATAAGTTGCAGCAAAAGGGTGCTACTTCAGACCAAAAGTACACTGCAGAAAAAGTTTTTGATATTTTGCAG GAGGCATGGACTCAATTCAACATGGTTGGTGCACTCTAA
- the LOC25490179 gene encoding J domain-containing protein required for chloroplast accumulation response 1 isoform X1: MERFYSYSEQREGIQLGYDEDESSNNPSTSQRKSDVDFNDVFGGPPRRRSSVSGGEEGETGWCSWPPPPESEKPVFGEDSGARRRRKGKDFFDDIFGGEDSQSQTPSGCSTPKRRDGAAFSPALRPLASSLPPSFSLPAILAKGADLQTFGSPPRITNPLNNGIAASNGLDFSDSHLSRFSAQHKELQNDFKPTYMQSLLSKEFSNLSQSDEVDKGNNLKKDRSITEVSPNNTSNDKFHFSIYKWASKGVVPLAMPFRTERTSRTKDKIKLEKCSSAKEWIVTDITTQNDSPNEWIVSEITTQNDSPITYNGSSLKSNKKQEVSNTSTISKNKVDSHQSVDHIISAKAQPDSSSSRQTLIKDVLGSPITYDAKAESSTHSTNETVFDGKTEAASETHKHEPKSLHSLFGKNSKKQDYDKITRKSREANMAKSSNSFDIPMNPKKEDEKQKTVSMRGVEYSKATPRGSLSPGRSMGKGRVKGKVKEFAQIFNQEAVTKPKVDTKSRLQGYKKGAVKVNNDVDDDPEQSKKEIYTVETIDMAANNLSRQDDISASAAIPDISFADIEDKEESFHDNFTIEVLSQDEGDVSQNQEIQELQVIDKKIQQWSKGKEGNIRSLLSTLQYVLWPNCGWKPVPLVDIIEGNAVKRSYQRALLSLHPDKLQQKGATSDQKYTAEKVFDILQEAWTQFNMVGAL; the protein is encoded by the exons ATGGAGAGATTTTATAGTTATTCTGAACAACGAGAGGGTATTCAGTTAGGATATGATGAAGATGAGAGTAGTAACAATCCGAGCACATCACAGAGGAAATCAGACGTTGATTTTAATGATGTGTTTGGGGGACCACCGCGGAGGAGGTCATCGGTGAGTGGAGGAGAGGAAGGTGAAACGGGTTGGTGTAGTTGGCCTCCTCCGCCTGAGAGCGAGAAACCAGTGTTTGGTGAGGATAGTGGAGCTAGGaggagaagaaaaggaaaagatttTTTTGATGATATATTTGGAGGAGAAGATTCACAGTCTCAAACTCCAAGTGGGTGTTCAACACCAAAGAGACGTGATGGTGCTGCTTTCAGTCCTGCTCTTCGACCACTTGCTTCTTCTCTCCCCCCATCCTTCag CCTTCCTGCCATATTGGCAAAAGGAGCGGACCTTCAGACATTTGGTTCCCCTCCTAGGATTACGAATCCACTTAACAACGGCATTGCTGCTTCAAATGGATTAGACTTCTCAGACTCTCATCTATCTAGATTTTCAGCCCAACATAAAGAGTTGCAAAATGATTTTAAGCCAACTTACATGCAAAGTCTATTATCAAAGGAGTTTTCAAACTTGAGCCAATCTGATGAAGTAGACAAAGGaaacaatttgaaaaaagaCAGATCTATTACTGAAGTTTCTCCTAATAATACCAGTAATGATAAGTTCCATTTCTCAATATATAAATGGGCAAGTAAAGGTGTGGTACCTTTGGCGATGCCTTTTAGGACAGAAAGAACCTCAAGGACAAAAGATAAGATTAAACTTGAGAAATGCTCGAGCGCTAAGGAATGGATCGTCACTGACATTACCACTCAAAATGATAGTCCTAACGAATGGATCGTCAGTGAGATTACCACACAAAATGATAGTCCTATAACATACAATGGTTCTTCTTTAAAGAGTAATAAAAAACAAGAAGTGTCAAATACTTCCACAATCAGTAAAAACAAGGTAGATTCACACCAGAGTGTAGACCATATCATTTCCGCCAAAGCTCAACCAGATTCATCGAGCAGCCGTCAAACTCTTATTAAAGATGTTCTTGGTAGTCCTATTACATATGATGCTAAAGCAGAATCAAGTACTCATTCCACAAATGAGACAGTCTTTGATGGAAAAACTGAAGCAGCAAGTGAAACTCACAAACATGAGCCCAAATCATTACATTCTCTGTTCGGTAAAAATAGTAAGAAACAAG ATTATGATAAGATAACCAGAAAGTCGAGAGAAGCAAACATGGCGAAAAGCTCAAATAGTTTTGATATTCCTATGAATCCAAAGAAGGAAGATGAAAAGCAAAAGACAGTTTCTATGAGAGGTGTAGAATATAGCAAAGCTACTCCCCGAGGTTCATTAAGCCCAGGCAGAAGTATGGGAAAAGGCCGGGTTAAAGGGAAGGTCAAAGAATTTGCTCAAATATTCAATCAAGAAGCTGTAACAAAACCTAAAGTTGACACAAAATCTCGACTTCAGGGTTATAAGAAAGGAGCTGTAAAGGTAAATAATGAT GTGGATGATGATCCTGAACAGTCCAAAAAGGAGATCTATACTGTAGAGACCATTGATATGGCTGCCAATAATTTGTCACGGCAAGATGATATTTCAGCATCAG CAGCAATTCCTGACATTTCATTTGCTGATATTGAAGATAAAGAGGAGTCCTTCCATGATAATTTCACG ATCGAAGTATTATCCCAAGATGAGGGTGACGTCTCACAGAACCAAGAAATTCAAGAACTCCAA GTCATTGACAAGAAGATACAACAATGGTCTAAAGGAAAGGAAGGAAATATACGCTCACTGTTGTCAACATTACAATAC GTACTTTGGCCAAACTGTGGCTGGAAGCCTGTGCCTCTTGTTGATATAATTGAAGGGAACGCGGTTAAAAGATCTTATCAAAGAGCTTTACTCAGTCTGCATCCGGATAAGTTGCAGCAAAAGGGTGCTACTTCAGACCAAAAGTACACTGCAGAAAAAGTTTTTGATATTTTGCAG GAGGCATGGACTCAATTCAACATGGTTGGTGCACTCTAA
- the LOC25490179 gene encoding J domain-containing protein required for chloroplast accumulation response 1 isoform X2, translating into MERFYSYSEQREGIQLGYDEDESSNNPSTSQRKSDVDFNDVFGGPPRRRSSVSGGEEGETGWCSWPPPPESEKPVFGEDSGARRRRKGKDFFDDIFGGEDSQSQTPSGCSTPKRRDGAAFSPALRPLASSLPPSFSLPAILAKGADLQTFGSPPRITNPLNNGIAASNGLDFSDSHLSRFSAQHKELQNDFKPTYMQSLLSKEFSNLSQSDEVDKGNNLKKDRSITEVSPNNTSNDKFHFSIYKWASKGVVPLAMPFRTERTSRTKDKIKLEKCSSAKEWIVTDITTQNDSPNEWIVSEITTQNDSPITYNGSSLKSNKKQEVSNTSTISKNKVDSHQSVDHIISAKAQPDSSSSRQTLIKDVLGSPITYDAKAESSTHSTNETVFDGKTEAASETHKHEPKSLHSLFGKNSKKQDYDKITRKSREANMAKSSNSFDIPMNPKKEDEKQKTVSMRGVEYSKATPRGSLSPGRSMGKGRVKGKVKEFAQIFNQEAVTKPKVDTKSRLQGYKKGAVKVNNDVDDDPEQSKKEIYTVETIDMAANNLSRQDDISASAIPDISFADIEDKEESFHDNFTIEVLSQDEGDVSQNQEIQELQVIDKKIQQWSKGKEGNIRSLLSTLQYVLWPNCGWKPVPLVDIIEGNAVKRSYQRALLSLHPDKLQQKGATSDQKYTAEKVFDILQEAWTQFNMVGAL; encoded by the exons ATGGAGAGATTTTATAGTTATTCTGAACAACGAGAGGGTATTCAGTTAGGATATGATGAAGATGAGAGTAGTAACAATCCGAGCACATCACAGAGGAAATCAGACGTTGATTTTAATGATGTGTTTGGGGGACCACCGCGGAGGAGGTCATCGGTGAGTGGAGGAGAGGAAGGTGAAACGGGTTGGTGTAGTTGGCCTCCTCCGCCTGAGAGCGAGAAACCAGTGTTTGGTGAGGATAGTGGAGCTAGGaggagaagaaaaggaaaagatttTTTTGATGATATATTTGGAGGAGAAGATTCACAGTCTCAAACTCCAAGTGGGTGTTCAACACCAAAGAGACGTGATGGTGCTGCTTTCAGTCCTGCTCTTCGACCACTTGCTTCTTCTCTCCCCCCATCCTTCag CCTTCCTGCCATATTGGCAAAAGGAGCGGACCTTCAGACATTTGGTTCCCCTCCTAGGATTACGAATCCACTTAACAACGGCATTGCTGCTTCAAATGGATTAGACTTCTCAGACTCTCATCTATCTAGATTTTCAGCCCAACATAAAGAGTTGCAAAATGATTTTAAGCCAACTTACATGCAAAGTCTATTATCAAAGGAGTTTTCAAACTTGAGCCAATCTGATGAAGTAGACAAAGGaaacaatttgaaaaaagaCAGATCTATTACTGAAGTTTCTCCTAATAATACCAGTAATGATAAGTTCCATTTCTCAATATATAAATGGGCAAGTAAAGGTGTGGTACCTTTGGCGATGCCTTTTAGGACAGAAAGAACCTCAAGGACAAAAGATAAGATTAAACTTGAGAAATGCTCGAGCGCTAAGGAATGGATCGTCACTGACATTACCACTCAAAATGATAGTCCTAACGAATGGATCGTCAGTGAGATTACCACACAAAATGATAGTCCTATAACATACAATGGTTCTTCTTTAAAGAGTAATAAAAAACAAGAAGTGTCAAATACTTCCACAATCAGTAAAAACAAGGTAGATTCACACCAGAGTGTAGACCATATCATTTCCGCCAAAGCTCAACCAGATTCATCGAGCAGCCGTCAAACTCTTATTAAAGATGTTCTTGGTAGTCCTATTACATATGATGCTAAAGCAGAATCAAGTACTCATTCCACAAATGAGACAGTCTTTGATGGAAAAACTGAAGCAGCAAGTGAAACTCACAAACATGAGCCCAAATCATTACATTCTCTGTTCGGTAAAAATAGTAAGAAACAAG ATTATGATAAGATAACCAGAAAGTCGAGAGAAGCAAACATGGCGAAAAGCTCAAATAGTTTTGATATTCCTATGAATCCAAAGAAGGAAGATGAAAAGCAAAAGACAGTTTCTATGAGAGGTGTAGAATATAGCAAAGCTACTCCCCGAGGTTCATTAAGCCCAGGCAGAAGTATGGGAAAAGGCCGGGTTAAAGGGAAGGTCAAAGAATTTGCTCAAATATTCAATCAAGAAGCTGTAACAAAACCTAAAGTTGACACAAAATCTCGACTTCAGGGTTATAAGAAAGGAGCTGTAAAGGTAAATAATGAT GTGGATGATGATCCTGAACAGTCCAAAAAGGAGATCTATACTGTAGAGACCATTGATATGGCTGCCAATAATTTGTCACGGCAAGATGATATTTCAGCATCAG CAATTCCTGACATTTCATTTGCTGATATTGAAGATAAAGAGGAGTCCTTCCATGATAATTTCACG ATCGAAGTATTATCCCAAGATGAGGGTGACGTCTCACAGAACCAAGAAATTCAAGAACTCCAA GTCATTGACAAGAAGATACAACAATGGTCTAAAGGAAAGGAAGGAAATATACGCTCACTGTTGTCAACATTACAATAC GTACTTTGGCCAAACTGTGGCTGGAAGCCTGTGCCTCTTGTTGATATAATTGAAGGGAACGCGGTTAAAAGATCTTATCAAAGAGCTTTACTCAGTCTGCATCCGGATAAGTTGCAGCAAAAGGGTGCTACTTCAGACCAAAAGTACACTGCAGAAAAAGTTTTTGATATTTTGCAG GAGGCATGGACTCAATTCAACATGGTTGGTGCACTCTAA
- the LOC25490179 gene encoding J domain-containing protein required for chloroplast accumulation response 1 isoform X6, with the protein MERFYSYSEQREGIQLGYDEDESSNNPSTSQRKSDVDFNDVFGGPPRRRSSVSGGEEGETGWCSWPPPPESEKPVFGEDSGARRRRKGKDFFDDIFGGEDSQSQTPSGCSTPKRRDGAAFSPALRPLASSLPPSFSLPAILAKGADLQTFGSPPRITNPLNNGIAASNGLDFSDSHLSRFSAQHKELQNDFKPTYMQSLLSKEFSNLSQSDEVDKGNNLKKDRSITEVSPNNTSNDKFHFSIYKWASKGVVPLAMPFRTERTSRTKDKIKLEKCSSAKEWIVTDITTQNDSPNEWIVSEITTQNDSPITYNGSSLKSNKKQEVSNTSTISKNKVDSHQSVDHIISAKAQPDSSSSRQTLIKDVLGSPITYDAKAESSTHSTNETVFDGKTEAASETHKHEPKSLHSLFGKNSKKQDYDKITRKSREANMAKSSNSFDIPMNPKKEDEKQKTVSMRGVEYSKATPRGSLSPGRSMGKGRVKGKVKEFAQIFNQEAVTKPKVDTKSRLQGYKKGAVKVDDDPEQSKKEIYTVETIDMAANNLSRQDDISASDKEESFHDNFTIEVLSQDEGDVSQNQEIQELQVIDKKIQQWSKGKEGNIRSLLSTLQYVLWPNCGWKPVPLVDIIEGNAVKRSYQRALLSLHPDKLQQKGATSDQKYTAEKVFDILQEAWTQFNMVGAL; encoded by the exons ATGGAGAGATTTTATAGTTATTCTGAACAACGAGAGGGTATTCAGTTAGGATATGATGAAGATGAGAGTAGTAACAATCCGAGCACATCACAGAGGAAATCAGACGTTGATTTTAATGATGTGTTTGGGGGACCACCGCGGAGGAGGTCATCGGTGAGTGGAGGAGAGGAAGGTGAAACGGGTTGGTGTAGTTGGCCTCCTCCGCCTGAGAGCGAGAAACCAGTGTTTGGTGAGGATAGTGGAGCTAGGaggagaagaaaaggaaaagatttTTTTGATGATATATTTGGAGGAGAAGATTCACAGTCTCAAACTCCAAGTGGGTGTTCAACACCAAAGAGACGTGATGGTGCTGCTTTCAGTCCTGCTCTTCGACCACTTGCTTCTTCTCTCCCCCCATCCTTCag CCTTCCTGCCATATTGGCAAAAGGAGCGGACCTTCAGACATTTGGTTCCCCTCCTAGGATTACGAATCCACTTAACAACGGCATTGCTGCTTCAAATGGATTAGACTTCTCAGACTCTCATCTATCTAGATTTTCAGCCCAACATAAAGAGTTGCAAAATGATTTTAAGCCAACTTACATGCAAAGTCTATTATCAAAGGAGTTTTCAAACTTGAGCCAATCTGATGAAGTAGACAAAGGaaacaatttgaaaaaagaCAGATCTATTACTGAAGTTTCTCCTAATAATACCAGTAATGATAAGTTCCATTTCTCAATATATAAATGGGCAAGTAAAGGTGTGGTACCTTTGGCGATGCCTTTTAGGACAGAAAGAACCTCAAGGACAAAAGATAAGATTAAACTTGAGAAATGCTCGAGCGCTAAGGAATGGATCGTCACTGACATTACCACTCAAAATGATAGTCCTAACGAATGGATCGTCAGTGAGATTACCACACAAAATGATAGTCCTATAACATACAATGGTTCTTCTTTAAAGAGTAATAAAAAACAAGAAGTGTCAAATACTTCCACAATCAGTAAAAACAAGGTAGATTCACACCAGAGTGTAGACCATATCATTTCCGCCAAAGCTCAACCAGATTCATCGAGCAGCCGTCAAACTCTTATTAAAGATGTTCTTGGTAGTCCTATTACATATGATGCTAAAGCAGAATCAAGTACTCATTCCACAAATGAGACAGTCTTTGATGGAAAAACTGAAGCAGCAAGTGAAACTCACAAACATGAGCCCAAATCATTACATTCTCTGTTCGGTAAAAATAGTAAGAAACAAG ATTATGATAAGATAACCAGAAAGTCGAGAGAAGCAAACATGGCGAAAAGCTCAAATAGTTTTGATATTCCTATGAATCCAAAGAAGGAAGATGAAAAGCAAAAGACAGTTTCTATGAGAGGTGTAGAATATAGCAAAGCTACTCCCCGAGGTTCATTAAGCCCAGGCAGAAGTATGGGAAAAGGCCGGGTTAAAGGGAAGGTCAAAGAATTTGCTCAAATATTCAATCAAGAAGCTGTAACAAAACCTAAAGTTGACACAAAATCTCGACTTCAGGGTTATAAGAAAGGAGCTGTAAAG GTGGATGATGATCCTGAACAGTCCAAAAAGGAGATCTATACTGTAGAGACCATTGATATGGCTGCCAATAATTTGTCACGGCAAGATGATATTTCAGCATCAG ATAAAGAGGAGTCCTTCCATGATAATTTCACG ATCGAAGTATTATCCCAAGATGAGGGTGACGTCTCACAGAACCAAGAAATTCAAGAACTCCAA GTCATTGACAAGAAGATACAACAATGGTCTAAAGGAAAGGAAGGAAATATACGCTCACTGTTGTCAACATTACAATAC GTACTTTGGCCAAACTGTGGCTGGAAGCCTGTGCCTCTTGTTGATATAATTGAAGGGAACGCGGTTAAAAGATCTTATCAAAGAGCTTTACTCAGTCTGCATCCGGATAAGTTGCAGCAAAAGGGTGCTACTTCAGACCAAAAGTACACTGCAGAAAAAGTTTTTGATATTTTGCAG GAGGCATGGACTCAATTCAACATGGTTGGTGCACTCTAA